In one window of Mytilus galloprovincialis chromosome 6, xbMytGall1.hap1.1, whole genome shotgun sequence DNA:
- the LOC143078211 gene encoding M-phase inducer phosphatase-like isoform X1: MFEKITKMDCSTGDNCQKIPKTPDFIKSLFDEDSGLGMDFADFDDSPTLSLFKSDFRSKRKRADKLNTNIDCNTPVSYSKRRVISSQKKILKKSLSFDVQNLGTNKDLSADAIKQNNTKTEDVLVQSAVLTGDGKEECCLQTVQGHCHDLRYITQATINDVLNGKYNDTIGSFRIIDSRYSYEFEGGHIPGAENIHNKDDILELLKHPNKSRSDGKRDIIIFHCEFSSERGPKMCRFLRNNDRELNAENYPSLYFPELYILKGGYKKFYESFKTLCTPMDYVPMLSKDHKDDLRHFRSKSKSWYAGQKRVRSSSGRLF, from the exons ATGTTCGAAAAAA TAACCAAGATGGATTGTTCAACCGGAGATAACTGTCAAAAAATTCCCAAAACTCCAGACTTTATAAAAAGTTTGTTCGACGAAGATTCAGGACTTGGTATGGACTTTGCTGACTTTGACGACTCACCAACACTTAGTTTGTTTAAATCAGATTTTAGATCAAAGAGGAAGAGAGCCGACAAATTAAACACTAATATCGACTGTAACACCCCTGTATCTTACAGTAAGAGAAGGGTCATCAgctctcaaaaaaaaatattgaaaaaatcttTGTCGTTTGACGTACAGAATCTTGGTACCAATAAAGACTTGTCCGCTGACGCCATCAAACAAAACAACACTAAAACAGAAGACGTATTAGTTCAATCTGCCGTACTCACTGGAGATGGAAAGGAAGAATGTTGTTTACAAACCGTTCAAGGACACTGTCATGACCTAAGATACATAACTCAAGCCACCATCAATGATGTTTTAAACGGAAAATACAACGACACAATTGGAAGCTTTCGTATTATAGATAGTAGATATTCATACGAGTTTGAAGGTGGTCACATACCAGGCGctgaaaatatacataataagGACGATATTTTAGAACTATTAAAACATCCTAATAAATCCCGTTCAGATGGAAAGCGTGACATTATTATTTTCCATTGTGAGTTTTCTTCCGAGAGAGGACCAAAAATGTGCCGCTTTCTTCGTAATAATGACAGAGAACTTAACGCTGAAAATTATCCTTCCCTCTATTTTCCTGAACTTTATATTCTTAAGGGAGGATACAAAAAGTTTTATGAAAGTTTTAAGACACTGTGCACTCCAATGGATTACGTTCCAATGTTAAGCAAAGATCATAAAGACGACTTGCGTCATTTCCGGTCCAAATCTAAATCATGGTATGCTGGTCAAAAACGAGTGAGATCATCATCCGGTCGtctgttttaa
- the LOC143078211 gene encoding M-phase inducer phosphatase-like isoform X2, whose product MDCSTGDNCQKIPKTPDFIKSLFDEDSGLGMDFADFDDSPTLSLFKSDFRSKRKRADKLNTNIDCNTPVSYSKRRVISSQKKILKKSLSFDVQNLGTNKDLSADAIKQNNTKTEDVLVQSAVLTGDGKEECCLQTVQGHCHDLRYITQATINDVLNGKYNDTIGSFRIIDSRYSYEFEGGHIPGAENIHNKDDILELLKHPNKSRSDGKRDIIIFHCEFSSERGPKMCRFLRNNDRELNAENYPSLYFPELYILKGGYKKFYESFKTLCTPMDYVPMLSKDHKDDLRHFRSKSKSWYAGQKRVRSSSGRLF is encoded by the coding sequence ATGGATTGTTCAACCGGAGATAACTGTCAAAAAATTCCCAAAACTCCAGACTTTATAAAAAGTTTGTTCGACGAAGATTCAGGACTTGGTATGGACTTTGCTGACTTTGACGACTCACCAACACTTAGTTTGTTTAAATCAGATTTTAGATCAAAGAGGAAGAGAGCCGACAAATTAAACACTAATATCGACTGTAACACCCCTGTATCTTACAGTAAGAGAAGGGTCATCAgctctcaaaaaaaaatattgaaaaaatcttTGTCGTTTGACGTACAGAATCTTGGTACCAATAAAGACTTGTCCGCTGACGCCATCAAACAAAACAACACTAAAACAGAAGACGTATTAGTTCAATCTGCCGTACTCACTGGAGATGGAAAGGAAGAATGTTGTTTACAAACCGTTCAAGGACACTGTCATGACCTAAGATACATAACTCAAGCCACCATCAATGATGTTTTAAACGGAAAATACAACGACACAATTGGAAGCTTTCGTATTATAGATAGTAGATATTCATACGAGTTTGAAGGTGGTCACATACCAGGCGctgaaaatatacataataagGACGATATTTTAGAACTATTAAAACATCCTAATAAATCCCGTTCAGATGGAAAGCGTGACATTATTATTTTCCATTGTGAGTTTTCTTCCGAGAGAGGACCAAAAATGTGCCGCTTTCTTCGTAATAATGACAGAGAACTTAACGCTGAAAATTATCCTTCCCTCTATTTTCCTGAACTTTATATTCTTAAGGGAGGATACAAAAAGTTTTATGAAAGTTTTAAGACACTGTGCACTCCAATGGATTACGTTCCAATGTTAAGCAAAGATCATAAAGACGACTTGCGTCATTTCCGGTCCAAATCTAAATCATGGTATGCTGGTCAAAAACGAGTGAGATCATCATCCGGTCGtctgttttaa